Proteins encoded by one window of Methanothermobacter thermautotrophicus:
- a CDS encoding Zn-ribbon domain-containing protein produces MHQCIKCGAKFRSSEELMNGCPKCGSRYFRYVAERKDPEPKGEPIETIMVRKNGIYEVNLTSLLEDDSIIVSDEEGKYFIDLNFLLKKNLKRKVK; encoded by the coding sequence GTGCATCAGTGCATTAAGTGCGGTGCTAAGTTCAGGTCCTCAGAGGAGCTCATGAATGGCTGTCCGAAGTGTGGAAGCAGATACTTCAGGTATGTGGCTGAACGGAAGGATCCTGAACCCAAAGGGGAGCCCATTGAGACAATAATGGTAAGGAAGAATGGAATATATGAGGTTAACCTGACCTCCCTCCTTGAGGATGACTCAATAATTGTTTCAGATGAGGAGGGTAAGTACTTCATTGACCTGAACTTTCTGCTTAAAAAGAATCTTAAGAGGAAGGTTAAGTAG
- a CDS encoding Era-like GTP-binding protein, which produces MANFFTNFMDKLLGRNKKLKIGLYGHPNSGKTTLANRMCEDWLGKPLGLTSEIPHETRTVYKKEKITIRKDGAELDFDIIDTPGIATKVDYKNFLEFGLSEPEAKERAKEATKGIIEAIKWLDDVTGVLLVMDSSQDPLTQANITIIGNLEARKIPFLIVANKIDLPDSSPERIVSVFPQHTVVPISALHGENTEDLYMEMVKKFR; this is translated from the coding sequence ATGGCAAATTTTTTCACAAACTTCATGGATAAACTGCTTGGAAGGAACAAGAAACTTAAGATAGGACTCTATGGACACCCAAATTCAGGTAAAACAACCCTGGCCAACAGGATGTGTGAGGACTGGCTTGGAAAACCACTGGGCTTAACATCAGAGATACCCCATGAGACAAGGACTGTTTACAAGAAGGAGAAGATAACCATAAGGAAGGATGGTGCTGAACTTGACTTTGACATCATCGACACACCGGGGATAGCCACCAAGGTCGACTACAAGAACTTTCTGGAGTTTGGATTATCAGAACCAGAGGCCAAGGAAAGGGCAAAGGAGGCCACAAAGGGGATAATAGAGGCCATAAAATGGCTCGATGACGTAACAGGGGTTCTGCTTGTCATGGACTCATCACAAGATCCCCTGACACAGGCGAACATAACCATAATAGGGAACCTGGAGGCAAGGAAGATACCATTCCTTATAGTTGCCAATAAGATAGACCTCCCGGATTCATCACCTGAGAGGATAGTATCGGTCTTCCCCCAGCACACCGTTGTCCCTATATCCGCACTGCACGGTGAGAATACAGAGGACCTTTACATGGAAATGGTTAAAAAATTCAGATGA
- the gntC gene encoding guanitoxin biosynthesis PLP-dependent (S)-gamma-hydroxy-L-arginine cyclodehydratase GntC yields the protein MIMKKFASRVKDIQLSEIRKIFDVAGEDTINLGIGEPDFSVPDHVREAVKDAVDEGLTHYTSNMGMEELREAIADKLKRENRVHAEPESIIVTVGASEAIFMCTHALLEEGDHALIPDPGFLSYDACVRLSGAVSIPVPLSMDEGFSMSPERVESLITEDTRVIIMNSPSNPTGSVMGKDDVRGIAEIAEDNDLIIISDEIYEKILYDGEHYSPARFTDNALIINGFSKTYAMTGLRIGYVAGCEDIIEELLKVHQYNTACAPSISQCAALAALRGPQDCVKDMVDEFRRRRDLMFSSLTDMGLECVLPGGAFYMFPHVGDSEEFSRLSLEAGVAVVPGSAFGDEGKGYVRMSYATSYELIEEAMERLRTVCGV from the coding sequence ATGATCATGAAGAAATTTGCCTCCCGTGTGAAGGATATACAGCTTTCTGAGATAAGGAAGATCTTTGATGTTGCAGGCGAGGATACAATAAACCTTGGCATAGGTGAACCAGATTTCAGTGTCCCTGATCATGTCAGGGAGGCTGTTAAGGATGCTGTTGATGAGGGCCTGACCCATTACACCTCCAACATGGGGATGGAGGAGCTGAGGGAAGCCATAGCAGATAAACTCAAAAGGGAAAACAGGGTTCATGCTGAACCAGAATCAATAATAGTGACGGTTGGTGCCAGTGAGGCCATATTCATGTGCACCCACGCCCTCCTTGAAGAGGGTGACCATGCCCTCATACCTGACCCGGGGTTTCTCTCATATGATGCCTGTGTCAGGCTCTCAGGGGCGGTGAGCATACCTGTGCCCCTCAGCATGGATGAAGGGTTCTCAATGAGCCCGGAAAGGGTTGAATCACTCATCACAGAGGATACACGTGTCATAATAATGAATTCCCCATCAAACCCCACCGGGAGCGTCATGGGAAAGGATGACGTGAGGGGGATTGCTGAGATCGCAGAGGACAATGATCTGATAATAATATCAGATGAGATCTATGAGAAGATACTCTATGATGGAGAACACTACAGCCCGGCGCGGTTCACAGATAACGCCCTCATAATCAACGGGTTTTCAAAGACCTATGCAATGACGGGTCTCAGGATCGGTTACGTTGCCGGGTGCGAGGATATAATCGAGGAGCTCCTGAAGGTCCACCAGTACAACACTGCATGTGCACCCTCCATATCTCAGTGCGCAGCCCTTGCAGCCCTCAGGGGACCCCAGGACTGTGTCAAGGATATGGTGGACGAGTTTAGAAGGAGGCGGGATCTTATGTTCAGTTCCCTCACGGATATGGGCCTTGAGTGTGTCCTGCCGGGGGGTGCATTCTACATGTTCCCCCATGTTGGTGATTCAGAGGAATTCTCAAGGCTTTCACTTGAAGCAGGAGTTGCAGTTGTCCCTGGATCCGCCTTCGGGGATGAAGGAAAAGGTTACGTGAGGATGTCCTATGCAACATCCTATGAACTCATCGAGGAGGCCATGGAACGACTTAGAACTGTATGTGGTGTTTGA
- the yjjX gene encoding inosine/xanthosine triphosphatase, with product MRVNVGSENPVKVRATENVLRLIYGEVEVRGIEVESGVPDQPVGLDETVRGAVNRARRAFSDCELSVGIESGLHRVPETITGFVDLQWCAIYDGERITLGVSAGFEYPPMVVEEVLAGREVGDVMDELTGVDELGRERGAVSFLSGGLLDRTGNTEQCVLMAMIPRMNPSLYGLE from the coding sequence ATGAGGGTCAATGTCGGCTCAGAAAATCCTGTTAAGGTGAGGGCAACAGAGAACGTCCTCAGGTTGATATACGGTGAAGTTGAGGTCAGGGGCATTGAAGTGGAATCAGGGGTCCCTGATCAGCCAGTGGGCCTCGATGAAACTGTCAGGGGGGCGGTGAACCGTGCCAGAAGGGCCTTCAGTGACTGTGAACTCAGTGTTGGTATCGAGTCAGGACTCCACAGGGTTCCAGAGACAATCACGGGTTTTGTTGATCTTCAGTGGTGTGCAATCTATGATGGTGAACGCATAACACTTGGTGTCAGCGCCGGATTTGAGTACCCTCCAATGGTGGTTGAGGAGGTCCTCGCCGGGAGGGAGGTGGGTGATGTGATGGATGAACTCACAGGTGTGGATGAACTTGGCAGGGAGAGGGGTGCGGTGAGTTTCCTTTCAGGGGGACTACTTGACAGGACCGGTAACACGGAGCAGTGCGTTTTAATGGCAATGATACCCCGCATGAACCCATCCCTCTATGGTCTGGAATAG
- a CDS encoding class III signal peptide-containing protein: protein MIIVFDERGQGAAEYILLFGGVIMIAIATLLIYSQYIKTTNPLNVADDLNNVRESVNTG, encoded by the coding sequence TTGATAATAGTTTTTGATGAACGCGGCCAGGGAGCCGCTGAGTATATACTGCTATTTGGTGGTGTGATCATGATTGCGATAGCAACTCTCCTGATTTACAGCCAGTACATAAAAACAACGAATCCACTGAACGTGGCTGATGACCTCAATAATGTGAGAGAAAGTGTGAACACCGGTTAA
- a CDS encoding STT3 domain-containing protein: MDERLRIFLLMLLIFFTGFILRVDTVHLHGVDPEERAYLTDDQGLPYMYELDSYYNYRIALNYMKNGHAGDTISGGVPWDLHSYYPPGRPAVYPPMIAWISVALYWFLAIFTDITLYEICFWLPALIAPFAGIAMFFLIRRYSGDLSGFTGAILTVTAPLYFARTVPGFFDTDMFNCLLPVLAVFFFALAVESDEGGGIIAGVLYAISILIFSFTWTGWPFIFYVTGASAIIYSLIFWRRVSLKRIFFPLLMAVILIGLFNWGQLSYALNPLNLQAPVASGGPWPDIYESVSELESPSPAAFLSAVGPLNLGFGVLGALVIVSILLRDEMRRRHLKPFTPFIFILSMVWMLSTLAAYYLSIRFGILAIPPLTFLSGVFLGVLFSYMDSAADKIPLRVRYFAVLVVLIMILSVAVLEASEISRVPFINDDFADAMEFLINETSPGTVVVTEWSYGHYITAAANRPVLFDGGSQNTQRAYWIFRAFETDNESLSEGIFTMLTSSGDNAVTLLEKRTGDTELTVRILNDILGVERSTAARILSDKYGLGGEFAGELLRYTHPERRGNFTVLTTDGMIYIGYWYLYYGSWNFTSGNSSALYVVKDVRKSDVEGALRSGLWMGKKPFRFIVRDGDSVRFIDVNRSGNFSVIFLVDYNLAVVTDRGHDESMFVRLVLLGEDTQHYRKLYRDGSVTVWGVR, from the coding sequence TTGGATGAGAGGCTGAGGATTTTCCTTCTGATGCTCCTGATATTCTTCACTGGATTCATCCTCAGGGTTGATACAGTCCATCTCCATGGGGTTGATCCGGAGGAGAGGGCTTACCTCACAGACGACCAGGGACTTCCCTACATGTATGAGCTTGACTCCTACTACAATTACCGTATCGCCCTGAACTATATGAAAAACGGGCACGCAGGTGATACAATAAGTGGTGGCGTCCCCTGGGATCTGCATTCATATTACCCTCCGGGCAGGCCCGCGGTTTACCCGCCGATGATAGCATGGATATCTGTGGCCCTTTATTGGTTTCTGGCCATATTCACTGACATAACACTCTATGAGATCTGTTTCTGGCTTCCAGCACTCATCGCACCCTTTGCAGGAATTGCAATGTTCTTCCTCATCAGAAGGTACTCCGGGGATCTGTCAGGATTCACTGGAGCCATTTTAACGGTCACGGCACCCCTATACTTTGCAAGAACAGTCCCTGGATTTTTTGACACTGACATGTTTAACTGTCTTTTACCGGTTCTTGCAGTATTCTTCTTCGCTTTGGCTGTTGAATCCGATGAAGGGGGAGGTATTATTGCAGGGGTTCTCTATGCAATTTCAATTCTGATATTCTCCTTCACATGGACAGGGTGGCCCTTCATATTCTATGTTACCGGAGCATCAGCCATCATTTACTCTTTGATATTCTGGAGGAGAGTTTCCTTAAAAAGAATCTTCTTCCCACTTTTAATGGCGGTTATATTAATAGGTCTCTTTAATTGGGGTCAGCTCTCATATGCACTGAATCCCCTTAACCTCCAGGCTCCGGTGGCTTCAGGCGGCCCGTGGCCAGATATCTATGAATCTGTCTCTGAGCTGGAGAGTCCTTCACCTGCAGCCTTTTTATCAGCTGTGGGGCCCCTTAACCTTGGCTTTGGTGTTCTGGGGGCCCTGGTAATTGTCAGCATATTGCTCAGGGATGAGATGCGCAGGAGACACCTTAAGCCATTCACACCATTCATCTTCATTCTGTCAATGGTGTGGATGCTCTCTACACTCGCAGCATATTATCTGAGCATCCGCTTCGGAATTCTGGCCATACCACCCTTAACATTTTTATCAGGGGTATTTCTCGGGGTTCTTTTCTCCTATATGGACTCTGCAGCTGATAAAATCCCTTTAAGGGTGAGATATTTTGCTGTGCTGGTGGTTCTCATAATGATACTATCTGTGGCTGTCCTGGAGGCATCGGAGATCAGCAGGGTTCCTTTCATTAATGATGACTTCGCAGATGCAATGGAGTTTTTGATTAATGAGACCTCTCCAGGCACAGTTGTGGTTACCGAGTGGAGCTATGGCCATTACATAACAGCAGCAGCGAACAGGCCGGTGCTATTTGATGGGGGATCCCAGAATACGCAGAGGGCCTACTGGATATTCAGGGCATTTGAAACAGATAATGAAAGCCTATCAGAGGGCATATTTACAATGCTGACCTCCTCAGGGGATAATGCTGTCACACTGCTGGAGAAGAGGACAGGGGATACTGAACTCACGGTAAGGATACTGAACGACATCCTTGGAGTTGAAAGGTCCACTGCAGCAAGGATACTCTCTGATAAGTATGGGTTGGGGGGAGAATTTGCAGGTGAGCTCCTGAGATACACTCACCCGGAGAGGAGGGGTAACTTCACGGTTCTCACAACCGATGGCATGATTTACATAGGCTACTGGTACCTATACTATGGCTCCTGGAATTTCACTTCAGGCAATTCCAGTGCCTTATATGTGGTGAAGGATGTCCGGAAATCAGATGTTGAAGGCGCCCTGCGGAGCGGCCTGTGGATGGGTAAGAAGCCCTTCAGGTTCATAGTTAGGGATGGGGACTCAGTGAGGTTCATTGATGTGAATAGATCAGGTAACTTCTCTGTAATATTCCTCGTGGATTATAACCTTGCAGTGGTAACCGACAGGGGCCATGATGAATCCATGTTTGTGCGACTGGTCCTGCTTGGCGAGGACACCCAGCACTACAGAAAGTTATACCGGGATGGATCTGTAACTGTCTGGGGGGTTAGATGA
- a CDS encoding DUF2073 domain-containing protein translates to MDGLKMDFLSSKALEDKSSMEKISMIIDRVKDGDILVLEGSLSPSEEAELIETTMREIDVENFVGIDIYTLEKDEKAFMGLSKRRTVGLTIIGPANVMKTVKRKSNFLSMIAEIGDSGASVH, encoded by the coding sequence ATGGATGGCTTAAAAATGGATTTTCTTTCATCAAAGGCTCTTGAAGATAAAAGCAGCATGGAAAAGATCTCAATGATCATAGACCGTGTAAAGGATGGGGACATACTGGTACTTGAGGGCAGCCTCTCGCCCTCGGAGGAGGCAGAACTCATAGAGACGACCATGAGGGAGATCGACGTCGAGAACTTCGTTGGTATAGACATATACACACTTGAAAAGGATGAGAAGGCATTCATGGGCCTTTCAAAGAGGAGGACAGTGGGGCTAACCATAATAGGCCCCGCCAATGTTATGAAGACGGTCAAAAGGAAGTCCAACTTCCTTTCAATGATTGCAGAGATCGGTGATTCGGGTGCATCAGTGCATTAA
- a CDS encoding metal-dependent hydrolase: MRIQWFGHSAFEITSSDTRILLDPFISNNPVCSTAVEELEPDVICVTHGHADHLGDAMEIAERTGALLIANHELSVFFSGQGLESNGMNIGGKVSIDGIDIRMVDARHSSDIDFTEDVTSGGSACGFIIETQEGKVYHAGDTGLFADMRDVIGEIYRPEIALLPIGDRYTMGPDDAAAAVGWIKPEKVLPMHYNTFPVIEQNPQVFAELVERTSPGTEVVILDVGGFHEC, translated from the coding sequence ATGAGAATTCAGTGGTTTGGACATTCAGCATTTGAGATAACATCCTCTGATACAAGGATACTCCTTGACCCTTTCATAAGTAACAACCCGGTCTGCAGCACTGCAGTTGAGGAATTGGAGCCAGATGTGATCTGCGTCACCCATGGACATGCTGACCATCTCGGTGATGCGATGGAGATCGCTGAGAGGACTGGTGCGCTCCTAATAGCTAACCATGAACTATCTGTTTTTTTCTCAGGGCAGGGCCTTGAAAGTAACGGGATGAACATCGGCGGAAAGGTTTCCATTGATGGTATAGATATAAGGATGGTTGATGCAAGGCACTCATCTGATATAGACTTTACAGAGGATGTTACATCAGGAGGCAGCGCCTGCGGCTTCATAATTGAGACCCAGGAGGGTAAGGTGTATCATGCCGGTGATACTGGACTCTTTGCAGATATGAGGGATGTTATAGGTGAGATTTACAGGCCTGAAATTGCACTCTTACCTATAGGTGACAGGTACACCATGGGCCCTGATGATGCTGCAGCTGCAGTGGGCTGGATAAAACCTGAAAAGGTTCTCCCGATGCACTACAATACCTTCCCTGTAATCGAACAGAACCCCCAGGTATTCGCTGAGCTCGTTGAGAGGACATCCCCCGGTACGGAGGTTGTCATACTGGATGTCGGCGGATTCCATGAATGCTGA
- a CDS encoding class III signal peptide-containing protein, with translation MLIEEEAQISAEMILIVGALLVIVIAVGSYIFNISSSIAGNISEVINTARDSTINKL, from the coding sequence GTGTTAATCGAGGAAGAGGCCCAGATAAGCGCTGAAATGATACTAATCGTAGGAGCCCTCCTTGTGATAGTCATAGCAGTGGGCTCCTACATTTTCAACATTTCCAGCTCAATAGCAGGAAACATAAGCGAAGTAATCAACACCGCCCGTGACTCCACGATTAACAAACTCTAA
- a CDS encoding class III signal peptide-containing protein: MKFLKDEAGQGAAEYILLFGGVIVIAIVALLIYRAYFSKSNLNAAQDINNVRTNVNTGAGI, from the coding sequence ATGAAGTTTTTAAAGGATGAAGCCGGACAGGGTGCAGCTGAATACATACTGCTCTTTGGTGGTGTCATAGTAATAGCAATAGTCGCACTACTGATTTACAGGGCATACTTCAGCAAATCAAACCTCAACGCGGCACAGGACATAAACAACGTAAGAACAAACGTCAACACAGGCGCAGGAATCTAA
- a CDS encoding radical SAM protein, with protein sequence MELREYNVIVKNPRRVDLRVASCYPSPYSTAMSSLGYHIIYHFLNSRDDTWCERVIHPHSRSFESGSPLRDFDVVSFTIHYEEDYLRVPGMLRDGGLPPRRDERTGPLVIAGGPCITSNPLPLADFIDLFIIGEAEPVLDMVMDRCLELDDPRNELDEFRNIKGVYVPDSPAERVIVEDMDQACHPVRQIVPVTGDRSLTPSLGRSYLLGVSRGCSRGCRFCMSGYLYRPKRETSLRKLIDLSERGCEATGYNKVSLIGAAASDYSRIEELCSELVEMGLLVSMPSLRIESVTPELMESLIRGGLRTITMAPESTMKLRNRLNKPISDDMVFEKTRKALEMGLRVKMYFLIGAPGETREDLEELAMLMRDLSGIRRGRVSFSVNPLIPKPHTPLQWEGYDPREMKQKIRFLGRLVRGLPVRMGSPRAGLIQHVLSTGGPEIGELIERASISGVPLREWEAYAGPRTPGEMLPWHNINVGLREDFLMEEYIKMKDNRLTPWCEESGCYGCMDSCPSLKH encoded by the coding sequence ATGGAACTCAGGGAGTACAATGTCATCGTCAAGAACCCCCGACGGGTTGACCTGAGGGTTGCCTCATGCTACCCCAGCCCATACTCCACTGCCATGTCATCACTTGGTTATCATATTATTTACCACTTTCTCAACTCAAGGGATGACACATGGTGTGAGAGGGTCATACACCCCCACAGCCGCAGCTTTGAATCAGGGAGCCCCCTGAGGGACTTCGATGTTGTGAGCTTCACCATCCACTACGAGGAGGACTACCTCAGGGTCCCAGGCATGCTGAGGGATGGTGGCCTGCCACCCAGGAGGGATGAACGCACAGGGCCCCTTGTCATAGCAGGCGGCCCCTGCATCACCTCCAACCCTCTTCCCCTCGCAGATTTCATCGACCTCTTCATAATAGGTGAAGCAGAACCCGTCCTCGACATGGTTATGGACAGATGCCTTGAACTGGATGACCCCCGGAATGAACTCGATGAGTTCAGGAACATAAAGGGCGTATATGTGCCCGACAGCCCTGCGGAGAGGGTGATCGTTGAGGACATGGATCAGGCATGCCACCCCGTGAGGCAGATAGTCCCTGTTACCGGTGACAGGTCCCTGACACCATCCCTGGGAAGGTCATACCTCCTCGGAGTTTCAAGGGGCTGTTCAAGGGGCTGCAGGTTCTGCATGTCAGGTTACCTCTACCGCCCTAAACGTGAAACATCACTAAGGAAACTCATTGACCTCTCAGAGAGGGGTTGCGAGGCCACAGGTTACAATAAGGTTTCCCTAATAGGTGCAGCGGCCTCCGACTACTCCCGTATAGAGGAACTCTGCAGTGAACTTGTGGAGATGGGGCTCCTGGTTTCCATGCCCTCCCTGAGGATAGAATCTGTTACCCCTGAACTCATGGAGTCACTCATCAGGGGAGGTCTCAGGACAATAACAATGGCGCCCGAATCAACCATGAAGCTTAGAAACAGACTAAACAAGCCCATAAGTGACGACATGGTCTTTGAGAAGACCAGGAAGGCCCTTGAAATGGGGCTGCGTGTCAAGATGTACTTCCTGATAGGAGCACCCGGTGAGACCCGTGAGGACCTTGAAGAACTGGCGATGCTCATGAGGGATCTTTCAGGGATCAGGAGGGGGCGGGTGAGCTTCAGTGTAAATCCCCTCATCCCGAAACCACACACACCCCTTCAGTGGGAGGGCTATGACCCGCGTGAGATGAAGCAGAAGATAAGGTTCCTTGGCAGACTGGTTAGGGGGCTTCCCGTAAGGATGGGGAGTCCGCGGGCCGGTCTCATACAGCACGTCCTATCCACTGGGGGTCCTGAAATAGGGGAGCTCATAGAAAGGGCATCCATATCAGGGGTTCCGCTGAGGGAGTGGGAGGCTTATGCTGGACCCAGGACCCCGGGTGAGATGCTGCCATGGCACAATATCAATGTGGGTTTGAGGGAGGACTTCCTGATGGAAGAATACATTAAGATGAAGGATAACAGATTAACACCATGGTGTGAAGAATCAGGCTGCTATGGTTGCATGGATAGCTGCCCCTCACTCAAACATTGA
- a CDS encoding phosphopantetheine adenylyltransferase: protein MKRKYSLVAVGGTFDRFHKGHRRLLDEAFRVGETVMIGVTSDEFAAAKGEGIEPCSVRMKNLEEYLKDKDADYHVMRLDDPYGTTVTEEAFEAIVVSRETEPVAHEINEIRRERGFRELDIITIDMVKADDGLPISSTRIRRGEIDRMGHIIRRIRGALRRRKE from the coding sequence ATGAAGAGGAAGTATTCACTGGTTGCAGTTGGAGGTACCTTTGACAGGTTCCATAAGGGCCACAGAAGACTCCTTGATGAGGCATTCCGTGTTGGGGAGACTGTGATGATCGGTGTGACCTCCGATGAATTTGCAGCTGCAAAGGGCGAGGGTATTGAGCCCTGCAGCGTCCGCATGAAGAACCTTGAGGAGTACCTGAAGGATAAGGACGCCGATTATCATGTCATGAGACTCGATGATCCCTATGGGACCACAGTCACAGAGGAGGCCTTTGAGGCGATAGTCGTGAGCAGGGAGACAGAACCCGTTGCCCATGAGATCAATGAAATAAGGAGGGAGAGGGGGTTCAGGGAACTGGACATCATAACAATCGACATGGTTAAGGCTGATGATGGTTTGCCAATATCATCCACCAGGATAAGGAGGGGTGAGATAGACCGCATGGGCCACATAATAAGGAGGATACGCGGGGCCCTTAGAAGGAGGAAGGAGTGA
- a CDS encoding STT3 domain-containing protein, with translation MILRQHMRTVLLVAVIFAIGFSIRMLNAGYDDPLYNDDEGLQYFQESDSYYNYRLTENLALHGIMGDAVIGGKVWDLHSYYPPGVPLDYPPLLPLVALTLHVILGVIAPVSLRSICLILPALMAPLAGVICFFTVKRFKGDIPAFMGALLLVSAPFYLIKTVYGFYDTDMLILTVSLTVFFLFIEADASERNRVLLSATGGFALFLFSITWSGWQVMFYVTLVTFIILALTSRSGRPLRDVLETFLPAFMALFILLILFNHLELIKMIMTPFHLQDLIYKSHWYPWPDSYTSVAELQPASMDRVLRYVSPVLLLMGASGIPAAHMICRRTGSSRLPVTFLSVWTLAGALTLIEGVRFIMMLIAPLAVSAGIFVGAVLEYSAESRFRWIRGVSFILIVLTVSAQLVVSAGMVTALKPGYNDYFEESAQWIAENTPRDTVIVTDWSYGHFYASEADRPVLYDGRLAYIETLPARSVWYASSMDPEIPTTARDYWINLALSSGNRTLSLNILRMLANSGDDAYILLKNQTGSRMAAYRIMNEILGLDRRAAMDVLMNRYGFSGPDALQILARTHPDDSRKIVVVVPQQMITMIASEGSGDMPAGTYSVIRFKDGVIEEKIINSSGNITVLETPYGSYWMNRKYRNSLLLKLILGVKDEDFSLIYRNRQIKVYLIKS, from the coding sequence ATGATCTTGAGGCAGCATATGAGGACAGTCCTCCTGGTTGCAGTGATATTCGCCATCGGGTTTTCCATCAGGATGTTAAACGCAGGATATGATGATCCCCTCTACAATGATGATGAGGGACTCCAGTACTTTCAGGAGAGCGATTCATACTATAACTACAGGCTCACAGAGAATCTGGCACTGCATGGGATCATGGGTGACGCTGTAATTGGAGGTAAGGTGTGGGACCTGCACTCATATTACCCTCCAGGCGTGCCTCTGGATTATCCTCCATTACTCCCACTGGTAGCCTTAACCCTGCATGTTATCCTTGGTGTTATTGCACCGGTGAGTCTAAGGTCCATATGCCTCATACTACCTGCCCTTATGGCTCCACTTGCGGGTGTGATATGCTTTTTCACTGTAAAAAGGTTTAAGGGGGACATCCCCGCATTCATGGGTGCCTTGCTCCTGGTATCGGCGCCATTTTATCTCATAAAAACTGTATACGGATTCTATGATACTGACATGCTGATTCTGACGGTGTCTCTGACGGTCTTCTTCCTTTTCATTGAAGCTGATGCCAGTGAAAGGAACAGGGTGCTTCTATCGGCCACAGGGGGTTTTGCCCTGTTTTTATTTTCAATCACATGGAGCGGATGGCAGGTAATGTTTTATGTGACTCTTGTGACGTTCATCATTTTAGCACTGACTTCACGCTCAGGAAGACCCCTGAGGGATGTCCTGGAAACATTCTTACCTGCCTTCATGGCTCTTTTCATCCTCCTCATCCTTTTCAATCACCTTGAACTTATTAAAATGATCATGACCCCCTTCCATCTGCAGGATCTCATTTATAAATCCCACTGGTATCCGTGGCCGGACTCGTATACCAGTGTGGCTGAGCTTCAGCCAGCATCCATGGACAGGGTTCTGAGGTATGTCTCACCGGTACTGCTTTTGATGGGAGCTTCTGGAATACCAGCAGCCCATATGATTTGCCGGAGAACTGGCTCTTCCAGGCTTCCTGTAACCTTTCTATCAGTCTGGACTCTTGCCGGTGCACTGACGCTCATTGAGGGTGTCAGATTTATAATGATGCTCATAGCACCTCTAGCAGTATCTGCAGGGATCTTCGTGGGAGCTGTTCTTGAATACTCCGCTGAATCCAGGTTCCGGTGGATTAGGGGGGTATCATTCATTCTCATTGTCCTCACGGTATCTGCACAGCTTGTAGTATCAGCTGGCATGGTAACAGCTTTAAAGCCCGGGTACAATGATTACTTTGAGGAATCAGCCCAATGGATAGCTGAGAACACTCCCCGGGATACAGTTATAGTAACTGACTGGAGTTATGGCCACTTCTATGCATCTGAGGCTGACAGACCTGTCCTCTATGACGGGAGACTGGCATACATCGAGACTCTACCGGCCAGGAGCGTGTGGTATGCATCATCAATGGACCCGGAGATACCTACAACGGCAAGGGACTACTGGATAAACCTTGCACTCTCATCAGGGAACCGGACCCTCTCCTTAAACATACTGCGGATGCTGGCAAACTCGGGGGATGATGCTTACATACTCCTTAAAAATCAGACAGGCAGCCGGATGGCAGCATACCGGATAATGAATGAGATTCTTGGACTGGACAGGAGGGCGGCCATGGATGTCCTGATGAACAGGTATGGATTTTCAGGGCCAGATGCCCTCCAGATACTGGCCAGGACACATCCTGATGATTCAAGGAAAATAGTGGTTGTAGTCCCTCAGCAGATGATAACCATGATAGCCTCTGAGGGTTCAGGTGATATGCCGGCCGGGACCTACTCTGTGATCAGGTTTAAGGATGGGGTGATTGAGGAGAAGATAATAAATTCTTCAGGTAACATCACAGTTCTTGAAACACCTTATGGATCATACTGGATGAATAGAAAATACAGGAATTCACTGCTTTTAAAACTCATCCTGGGAGTTAAGGATGAAGATTTTTCACTCATCTACAGAAATAGGCAGATAAAGGTTTATCTTATAAAAAGCTAA